The window ATACAATTCGGATTTATGGATTCATAAACTTCGTTCGATGCCCATTTCGAGACCGCAGATCTCGGCGAAACCCTTCATGCGCCCTACCAGCGGATAACCCGGATTGGAGGAGCGTCCGAAATCGTCGAGCATCCGCAGCCCGTGATCGGGACGGAACGGCATGGCCGTATCCCGCCTCCCTTCGGCAATGCGGCGGCGCTGTTCTTCAAGTAAGGCTTTCAGTACGGCGTACATATCCACCGACCCTGTGAGATGCCCCGATTCGAAGAAACTCTTCGGCCCCAGCTGCTGCGTATTGCGCAGGTGTACGAAATGAATCCGCGGCCCCAGTTCGCGCGCCATAGCCGGCAAATCGTTATCGGGTCTCGCCGACAACGATCCGGCACAGAACGTCACACCGTTGACGGGATCGTCGTACTGACGCAGAATCCAGCGGAAATCCTCGATGGTGCTGGCGATACGCGGCAGTCCGAGCAGCGGGAAAGGCGGATCGTCGGGATGGATGCAAAGATTGACGCCCGCCTCCCGGGCTGTCGGGCAGACCTCTTTCAGGAATGCCGCCAGATGTTCCCGCAGCCGGTCGGGGCCGATGCCGTCGTAACGCGCCAAATAACGCAGGAATACCTGCTTGTAATCCTCGCTGTCGCCGACCGTACCGTTGATGAAACCCTGCGTGACCACGATGATATTGTGGGCCAGTTCCTCCCGCTCCGCGGCACTCATTCC of the Alistipes senegalensis JC50 genome contains:
- the uxuA gene encoding mannonate dehydratase, with the protein product MALEKTWRWFGENDTVTLPEIRQIGVEGIVTALHHIPTGEIWPVEEIEKVRDRIAAAGMRWSVVESLPVSEAIKLRTADCARHIENYRQSLRNLAACGIRTVCYNFMPVLDWARTDLHYANVRGTESMHFDYDRFAAFDIHILRRPGAAGDYPSEVCERAAALAAGMSAAEREELAHNIIVVTQGFINGTVGDSEDYKQVFLRYLARYDGIGPDRLREHLAAFLKEVCPTAREAGVNLCIHPDDPPFPLLGLPRIASTIEDFRWILRQYDDPVNGVTFCAGSLSARPDNDLPAMARELGPRIHFVHLRNTQQLGPKSFFESGHLTGSVDMYAVLKALLEEQRRRIAEGRRDTAMPFRPDHGLRMLDDFGRSSNPGYPLVGRMKGFAEICGLEMGIERSL